A genomic window from Ciona intestinalis chromosome 8, KH, whole genome shotgun sequence includes:
- the LOC100178825 gene encoding solute carrier family 49 member A3-like, with protein MAADQIKETAPDEECQSSKSRIRTYTRRWLVLVALSVLVFTNSMSRLAFGPVAYTAASFYETEVGTINWFAIVYMVVGIPFGLVATWVMEKLGLRTSLVAAAWVNLVGCILRTCSALEGLESMARLGLVFTGHVLSAIAQPFFMFAPTKVSAVWFPDNQRAMANTIATTSNPLGILAANLLSPIIVKEPNNILLMQIVFACPAVFGALFATFVIRSNAPPLPPSESAVTRSEPFCVGLKTLAKNPQYWILFVSVGGGVGIYTAITVFLEQILCPWGYSDFFAGVVCGTCLVVAGVLGALMAGIIADRTKRFVLVAKITYLFCLGAVSMFAIVQNRAMQNALVAVACGLIGFFGMPLFPLGNELVVETTYPAEPSTSTGLVFLSGQLQGMLLILVLQNVAKPVPEIYKNATRCHSESSSEKWIRPTVRDMTVPCYVLMGYAILVGLVFVIFFKTDYRRITMERKARQSDRKLSSGSCKTPEFPESSNSCTSADCLPTGPGDELKKG; from the exons ATGGCCGCTGACCAAATAAAAGAAACTGCCCCAGATGAAGAATGCCAAAGTTCTAAGAGTAGAATTCGAACTTACACACGACGTTGGTTGGTGTTGGTGGCTCTCTCTGTTCTGGTCTTCACAAACTCCATGTCAAGACTTGCCTTCGGACCGGTCGCTTACACAGCAGCTTCGTTCTATGAAACAGAG GTTGGCACAATTAATTGGTTTGCGATCGTCTATATGGTCGTCGGGATTCCCTTTGGATTGGTTGCGACTTGGGTGATGGAAAAACTAGGACTTCGCACCTCGCTTGTTGCAGCAGCGTGGGTTAATCTTGTTGGATGTATCCTCCGAACTTGCAGTGCGTTGGAAGGATTAGAAAGCATGGCGAGACTCGGTCTCGTGTTCACTG GCCATGTGTTGTCAGCCATTGCTCAGCCGTTCTTCATGTTTGCACCGACCAAGGTATCCGCTGTATGGTTTCCTGATAACCAGCGAGCAATGGCCAACACTATTGCTACAACCAGCAACCCACTTGGAATACTCGCAGCTAACTTGCTATCCCCCATCATTGTTAAAGAACCGAATAATATTCTGCTCATGCAGATTGTATTCGCGTGCCCTGCAG TATTTGGTGCCCTATTTGCAACCTTTGTTATACGAAGCAATGCTCCTCCGTTGCCGCCGTCTGAAAGCGCCGTAACAAGATCAGAGCCCTTCTGTGTCGGACTGAAAACTTTGGCGAAGAATCC ACAATACTGGATCCTGTTTGTCAGCGTAGGCGGTGGAGTCGGGATATACACTGCAATCACGGTTTTCCTTGAGCAAATACTCTGCCCATGGGGCTACTCGGATTTTTTCGCAGGTGTTGTGTGCGGGACTTGCCTTGTAGTTGCTGGGGTGCTTGGTGCGTTAATGGCCGGCATCATCGCTGACCGGACCAAACGATTCGTGCTTGTGGCAAAAATCACCTATCTATTTTGTCTTGGAGCGGTTTCTATGTTCGCGATTGTGCAG aatcgAGCGATGCAGAACGCGCTGGTGGCTGTAGCCTGTGGTTTAATCGGTTTCTTCGGCATGCCACTCTTTCCCCTTGGCAATGAATTGGTTGTCGAAACGACTTATCCAGCAGAACCATCCACCAGTACTGGCCTGGTGTTTCTAAGTGGGCAGCTCCAAGGAATGCTTTTGATATTGGTTCTACAAAACGTTGCAAAACCTGTTCCGGAGATATACAAAAATGCCACACG GTGTCATTCCGAAAGCTCTTCAGAAAAGTGGATACGGCCCACCGTTCGAGACATGACAGTGCCTTGTTACGTATTGATGGGATACGCTATTCTTGTTGGTCTCGTGTTTGTCATATTTTTCAAAACGGATTACAGAAGAATTACAATGGAGAGGAAAGCAAGACAAAG CGATAGAAAATTATCATCTGGTTCATGCAAAACACCTGAGTTCCCTGAGAGCAGTAACTCATGCACGAGTGCAGATTGCCTACCAACTGGGCCGGGGGACGAACTAAAAAAAGGATAA
- the LOC100181188 gene encoding uncharacterized protein LOC100181188 translates to MKLCAILFLVCCFLQFVTGCHYAHCISKRGVLHRGICNRPSVAQKNNDGWTHEALAEELDNYGIVGALKTCVLNNLVGTTVNTPVNSLLVRREVQLTSIRDLVEQRLASVQCQGYEDVCRQVERCASEIFQPTPPPTVQPPIRGNNLPATFLSVDGAEDRINTGIVPLRSNLRRVQQK, encoded by the exons atgaaGCTTTGCGCTATTTTGTTTCTGGTTTGTTGTTTCCTGCAGTTCGTAACCG GTTGTCACTACGCTCATTGCATAAGTAAACGTGGCGTTCTACATAGGGGAATATGTAATAGGCCATCAGTTGCCCAGAAAAACAACGATGGTTGGACTCACGAAGCTCTTGCTGAAGAACTTGACAATTACGGAATTGTTGGGGCGTTgaaaacttgtgttttaaataac TTGGTTGGAACCACAGTGAACACACCAGTGAACAGCTTGCTAGTTCGACGTGAAGTGCAGCTGACAAGCATAAGAGATTTAGTTGAACAACGATTGGCAAGTGTTCAATGTCAGGGGTATGAAGATGTGTGTAGACAAGTGGAG AGATGCGCGAGTGAAATCTTTCAACCAACTCCGCCACCAACTGTACAACCACCAATACGGGGAAATAACCTGCCGGCAACGTTTCTTTCTGTAGATGGGGCTGAAGATCGAATCAATACGGGCATAGTGCCTTTGCGATCAAATTTAAGAAGAGtacaacaaaagtaa
- the LOC100184284 gene encoding uncharacterized protein LOC100184284 — MASFVGTVRGGLTTITVALLIVMFCNYLNSQFRPNELHVLSAKREWDLFLDSGLLSEKQTSSTQDSFIQSDFVIKKISDLVSVDTTPKSRKQEEVVGFNKQDDLSGNFTFVLNELMAAIQVHNFYTSLWGCNALQHPQVKDVLYETKHNFAYIAEIKDLVIVQIAKADVDELITAKCGSSDADNSKNDLDRCFLLKNKKILQEAVVLMQISLRNIANLIGLCVERTEKSKRPVLSSAGVVLIKEFGTPVKMEQLKLSSWMDRLKICYDLMNLVHHFSNVPVGSIRLESWSPSNFVVTQQGIIKLTNFDQSLTRNEPFCQSDNDCLVNGISCRISCQANRCVGYNSKKNLYEVNKSFLSQLLRHNVPAEHSDMIFNTILAGVNSLKLTAKEVASAMQVILPHSPPSFKLINSIKNEKYNDNPAILSMKKLPDGSQVDSWENHESQVSINEVPGQFNQANMIEKQMRVLQPEQPQQNGNAPDDFHKIDDADFPGRYDYYCPRSKAEWGCVMSLKTVDEARQKCLDDPKCKAFVTIPHLRKEGWIIAILKSDNSQPVDHAGTTVYIRIGGTGGKSDFRLAGPVPTVQKNVIREDCLRDIIEAQVATRSHYENALMSSLGWKDFSEQQFQDIIQKSRVEDASTFKPARGKLANGGQMNINLNYESSVRPALFLAKAGPEEFHAVQMAVYNLDRTLGLYKTGVSCERRLDETELAKAGFPVDLGGNRFDNFRPLKQPDNSLTGVIVPKIVSRITVEHYISVPRLTSITSAVTPFSRKQWDDLEYLLLGFLAAVPVPTKGHQSIKGHLVHVKTDEAFSHNNNEYLSFLYNCQFPAHVIETLQFSRSHNCDLAGEITPPGGDVYHKVKGILDQNVDQLLQLVDQCINKFGESLVLYNSVLK; from the coding sequence ATGGCTTCATTTGTTGGAACAGTTAGGGGTGGTCTGACAACCATAACTGTTGCTTTGCTAATtgtaatgttttgtaattatttaaatagtcAATTTCGACCAAATGAGCTTCATGTACTGTCAGCGAAACGGGAGTGGGATCTGTTTCTTGATAGCGGGCTCCTCTCTGAAAAACAAACCTCTAGTACACAGGACAGTTTTATTCAATCAGATTTtgtcatcaaaaaaatatctGACTTGGTTTCTGTGGATACAACGCCCAAGTCAAGAAAACAAGAGGAGGTTGTTGGGTTTAACAAACAAGATGATTTATCTggaaattttacatttgtgttAAACGAATTAATGGCGGCCATCCAAGTTCATAACTTCTACACAAGCTTGTGGGGTTGTAATGCTCTTCAGCATCCTCAGGTAAAAGATGTTCTCTATGAGACAAAGCATAACTTCGCATACATAGCGGAGATAAAAGATTTGGTGATAGTCCAAATTGCTAAAGCAGACGTAGATGAGCTGATAACAGCTAAATGCGGTTCTTCTGATGCTGATAATAGTAAAAATGACCTAGACcgatgttttttattaaagaacAAAAAGATTCTTCAAGAAGCTGTTGTTTTGATGCAAATTTCACTTCGAAATATTGCAAACTTGATTGGCCTATGTGTGGAGCGTACAGAAAAAAGTAAACGTCCTGTTTTATCTTCAGCTGGTGTGGTATTGATAAAAGAGTTTGGGACTCCCGTCAAAATGGAACAATTAAAATTGTCATCTTGGATGGACAGATTAAAGATATGTTATGACCTGATGAACTTAGTCCACCACTTTTCCAATGTTCCTGTTGGAAGCATAAGGCTGGAAAGTTGGAGTCCAAGTAACTTTGTTGTCACCCAGCAAGGAATTATTAAGCTGACAAATTTTGACCAAAGCCTAACACGGAATGAACCATTTTGCCAATCTGATAATGATTGTTTAGTGAATGGTATTAGTTGTCGCATTAGTTGCCAAGCCAACCGATGTGTTGGTTACAACAGCAAGAAAAATCTGTATGAAGTAAATAAGTCGTTTTTGTCCCAATTACTTAGACACAATGTACCAGCTGAGCATTCAGATATGATATTTAACACCATATTGGCGGGTGTTAACTCCTTAAAACTCACGGCCAAGGAAGTAGCATCCGCTATGCAAGTGATACTTCCTCATTCTCCACCATCATTCAAACTCATTAATTCAATTAAGAATGAGAAATATAACGATAATCCAGCGATTCTTAGCATGAAGAAACTGCCTGATGGGTCACAGGTTGATTCTTGGGAAAACCATGAGTCACAAGTTTCCATCAACGAAGTTCCTGGCCAGTTTAACCAGGCCAATATGATTGAAAAGCAAATGCGTGTACTACAGCCTGAACAACCACAACAGAATGGAAATGCACCTGATGATTTTCATAAGATTGATGATGCTGATTTTCCAGGTCGTTATGATTATTACTGTCCAAGAAGTAAAGCCGAGTGGGGGTGTGTTATGTCACTTAAAACAGTGGATGAGGCGAGACAAAAATGTCTGGATGATCCGAAATGCAAAGCATTTGTTACAATACCACATCTCAGAAAAGAAGGGTGGATTATAGCAATCCTGAAATCAGATAACTCGCAACCTGTTGACCATGCCGGCACCACTGTGTATATCCGTATAGGGGGCACAGGTGGTAAAAGTGACTTTAGATTGGCAGGACCTGTTCCAACTGTGCAAAAGAATGTAATTCGTGAGGATTGTTTAAGGGACATCATTGAAGCGCAGGTGGCAACTAGGAGTCATTACGAAAATGCATTGATGTCATCTCTGGGTTGGAAAGACTTTTCTGAACAGCAGTTCCAGGATATTATACAAAAGAGCCGAGTTGAAGACGCTTCCACATTTAAACCTGCACGAGGGAAGTTGGCCAATGGTGGACAAATGAATATTAATCTTAATTATGAATCTTCAGTAAGACCAGCACTATTTCTTGCCAAAGCTGGCCCAGAAGAATTTCATGCTGTGCAGATGGCAGTATATAATCTTGACCGAACTTTAGGTTTGTATAAAACTGGTGTTTCTTGTGAAAGACGACTGGATGAAACGGAGTTAGCTAAGGCCGGTTTTCCAGTTGACCTTGGAGGAAACCGGTTTGATAATTTCAGACCCTTGAAACAACCTGATAACTCATTAACTGGAGTTATTGTGCCGAAAATTGTATCCCGTATCACTGTGGAGCATTACATCTCTGTACCTCGTCTTACCAGCATTACCAGTGCCGTAACTCCATTCAGCAGAAAACAATGGGATGACTTGGAGTATTTGTTGCTAGGATTTTTAGCAGCTGTCCCGGTCCCAACTAAAGGACATCAGAGCATAAAGGGCCACTTGGTGCATGTAAAAACTGATGAAGCATTCTCTCATAacaacaatgaatatttatcttttctttACAATTGCCAATTTCCTGCTCATGTAATAGAAACGCTGCAGTTTAGTCGATCTCATAATTGTGACCTGGCAGGTGAAATTACTCCCCCAGGAGGGGATGTTTATCACAAAGTGAAAGGTATACTGGATCAAAATGTTGATCAGCTGTTACAACTTGTTGATCAATGCATTAACAAGTTTGGGGAATCTCTTGTGCTGTACAACTCTGTACTAAAGTAA